The region CTTGTTGTTTTGATGGGCACACTGTTCGTCAATGACCATCCATTGAAGTCTATCAACCATGCCATTTGCTCTTGACCGAGTGGAAGGTTAAGCATGGCATTTTCCATAAGATACACAAGATGCCTTATCTGATTCTCCATTGAAAAAGTGTTCTGCAACACATCAAGTAATAAATTTCTATACCCATTAAGCTCTAGGAAATCATACTTAAAGCAAATGCTGGGGAGACATAGGGAGCAATAGAAAATGGGCCAGCGAAACAAGATACCAAGCGAATGGGATACCACGATCTCCACCCGAAGCTTTAAGGttctcttggtgtcttgtttCATTGTTGCTGTGGCTTTCTTTGTCTCCCCAACACCAAACATCCCTAAACCATGATATACCTGCATTCCAGGTCTCAAAATAAGAACAACTCTTCCTTGTCTGTCATGAAAGCTTGCTCTGTACACTTTCCCTGTTTCCCCTTCCATTGCAACCTCATGCTGAAAAATGACACCACCTTACAGCATTTGAAACCATATTTCTGCTACAGAATTCAGCTCCTCTAAAGTGAATGAGTAACTGTAAAGTAAATTACCACCACTGTTGATTGAGAAATCAGTGATTGAGATTTAAAGAACATTATAGTTTATTATACATGTGCAAATCTATGATCATAATCTCATTCCTTAGATTTTTCAATCAACATTGGTGATGACTTGCTTTTTACCCCTTTAATGTGACTTTGGCTGTGTTTGGATATTCATTGACATCTATGGAAATGGACGTTAGCACAcgcattaaaataaaaagtgaaCGAAACTCTTCTTATGGattgaaatgaaaatatctGTTCACGTTTCGCTCAACTAGTATCCAAACACGCATATTTCTCACTTTAGAAGTCAAATCCTATGCATCAAAATCATTAAGAATGAGACCAAACTCGTGGCTCACCCAACGAATTTCCTCAGGCTTATAGGTTGATCTCCACCTCAGTGTGTCCTCCAACATCTTCTTGGACTTGTCTACATTCCAGTCGCGAGATTCCAGATATTTCCTCAAACAAGCATCAGTGCAGTACTTCAAGCTATTTCCTGATAAGGGCCCAATTGCACCCTTGAGCTCTCTAATCTGGTAGTAGAAATTTAATATTCAGAATCAGATCCATGAAGCTTACTTAACAGGTGATAATATAACATCATTGTCATTAACCAACTATCTCAAAAAGTTAAACTGTTGGATAATTGACACATTAATATGTttgttatatttctaacaatccCTAAATGAAACAGTAAACCATCAATTTCCCCTCTAAGCTAACACGCTCTAAACTTTGTTCTTATACAACTTTTCAATAAAAGTATGCAAATTTTCCACTAAGGTGTCCCAAATTATCTTCCCTTCTTCATATGAAGTGAAGGACAAAAGATAGTTTGGGGAATAATTTTTTGAGAGAATTTTATATAAGAATTAGATGTGTTTGGATACCAGTTGAATGTAATATGAATGGACTTGCATCGCAATCCATGAgaaaagtttcattcacttgTAATTTAAAGTGCGTGCTAACATCCTTACAGTGTTGAGAATTGGTTATTTACTCCCACAGTCCCACACAAAAACAACTTACCTTGGATTCAGCATTAAGCTCGTCCTTTTCTTGGTCCTGTTGAGAATTGCTCCAAAGATGAAACATGGCAACTGAAGATTCCTGAACTTGGAAActagtgtttttgtttttgacaaCCAATTCCTATCTTACtgaaaaccacaaacaaaaataaacaatCATTAACTAAAGCAAAAGCCATAAAAAACCCAGAACAAGGATACATATACTGTCTGTAGAAGTTCATAAATTACAAATTCTTACACAATTGATtcaaaagtcaaaatcaattccgaATGATAAGTTTCGAGGAGTAGTTTCCGAATGTCAGAATAGAGAAACTGATTTAAACATGCTATAAAGTCTATTAATCACCAGTCACCACTAGTCTGTTATAGTTTCtctaatatataaatatatatctcCAAAACTCCAGGATGCTTTAATAGGCATTTTCAAATCCTTTGTCATCCATGTTTACTAGTTACTTTCTCACAATCTCTACTTGGAGATGTAATTAATAAACATAATTCTTCTCTTCTAAGTCTTTAGGAGGAGTTTTCTCTTCTCATTATAACAGATCCATAAAAGGCAAAGAGAATGAATACAATTTCATATCATACTTTGCCATGCTAGCAAAAATAAGTAGAAATCACCGAaattctaacaaaaaaaaaaggaagaggtAACATCTATAAATTAACCACACAGCGAAATGAACAGAAAGAGAGAACCTTTAGTTTAGCAAGAGCTTCACCTTCATGCCATTCTATGCTTGTGTGTGGGTTTATGAGTCATCAAGTCATCAACTACTTCACAAGAAGACACTGATTCCCAACCACCCAAAGATGTTGTGGAATATTGACTCAAGACTGaggagagaagagaaagagcaaGTGTTAGACCATCCACAATGGATGGTTGAATTGATTGTTTAATGTTGTTGAATTTTGTTAAAGGGGTTTAGTGGTTGTTGAAGTTGGTTGAAAgggaaaagagagaagaaaattgttgaagattttcaacaaAATTAAAGAGTA is a window of Lotus japonicus ecotype B-129 chromosome 5, LjGifu_v1.2 DNA encoding:
- the LOC130717320 gene encoding uncharacterized protein LOC130717320 isoform X1, producing MFHLWSNSQQDQEKDELNAESKIRELKGAIGPLSGNSLKYCTDACLRKYLESRDWNVDKSKKMLEDTLRWRSTYKPEEIRWHEVAMEGETGKVYRASFHDRQGRVVLILRPGMQNTFSMENQIRHLVYLMENAMLNLPLGQEQMAWLIDFNGWSLTNSVPIKTTRETINILQNHYPERLGIAFLYNPPRVFEAFWKIVKYFMDTKTFQKVKFVYSENKDSVELMRSYFDEENLPKELGGKSLMNYNHEEFSKLMTQDDLKCAAFWESEDMHSNHISKGHFSAEVAPEPVCNGSSAT